One genomic segment of Bombina bombina isolate aBomBom1 chromosome 4, aBomBom1.pri, whole genome shotgun sequence includes these proteins:
- the LOC128655676 gene encoding uncharacterized protein LOC128655676 has protein sequence MITVLHSMFFPNSYKKYVQLNLLSSELYRRYTYDVPVFLKNRPREFVAHILNRLSTNLSAEDVTTINGTAGIFSITSEFEKEKKYMVDFSQTVPSCSCEDWRKHLLPCKHMCCIFKFVEDWGWEKLNPVYRTNPLFVLDNDCFISKVLEEPGKHVTKGCISTTFSNYNLTELPPRRRAKRTILIRNCTQKLKRLVDTVYLIKDEAYLGQLETEISDILEMALNKIPSDYGLPLVESPQKEKSLTDILPLPKRLYGKPKQPGSQRYGLKADNLKLDVWKNVDNKSVLILEENENIENISTDSDKWVSICNYSLKLKDKEVILLNQWLDDNIINAFQKLIAINFTSISGLCDTVILAHDSVSNINTNSVIQIHHLGAHWVVSYTAGESVKIFDSIRTSRIQETLKKQLLKLYESLCIGEFSVLEVDLICCQIQEGSNDCGPFSIANAVALAYGHDLRNINFSQNQMRAHIVHCLEEQKLSMFPHEKLKVPKKTFSKKIQLTKHCTCYIHKPKTSMVECFHCKKWFHFPCVGLKKDDKCVTSRARFYCPGCKKKIKKN, from the exons ATGATTACTGTCCTCCATTCAATGTTTTTCCCAAATTCCTACAAAAA GTATGTGCAGCTGAATTTACTGAGTTCTGAGCTATATCGAAGATATACATATGATGTTCCTGTTTTCTTAAAAAACCGTCCACGTGAATTTGTAGCACATATCCTAAACAGATTGTCAACTAACCTTAGTGCTGAAGATGTTACAACTATAAATGGTACAGCAGGAATATTCAGTATTACAAGTGAATTTGAAAAAGAGAAAAAGTATATGGTAGACTTTTCACAAACCGTACCATCATGCAGCTGTGAAGACTGGCGAAAACATTTACTGCCCTGCAAGCATATGTGTTGTATTTTTAAATTCGTTGAGGACTGGGGATGGGAAAAGCTTAATCCAGTTTACAGAACAAACCCACTTTTTGTTTTGGATAATGACTGCTTTATATCAAAAGTTTTAGAGGAGCCAGGCAAACATGTTACTAAAGGTTGTATTTCAACAACATTTAGCAATTATAATTTAACAGAGCTCCCACCACGTAGAAGAGCTAAAAGAACAATATTAATACGTAATTGTACTCAGAAACTTAAAAGACTTGTAGACACAGTGTATTTAATAAAGGATGAGGCATATCTTGGACAGCTGGAAACTGAAATCAGTGATATTTTAGAAATGGCGTTGAATAAAATACCGTCAGACTATGGCCTCCCATTGGTTGAGTCTCCACAGAAGGAGAAATCTCTTACAGATATTCTGCCACTACCTAAAAGGCTTTATGGAAAACCTAAACAGCCAGGGTCACAAAGATATGGGCTGAAAGCTGACAATTTAAAATTAGATGTTTGGAAAAATGTTGATAACAAATCTGTTTTAATATTGGAAGAGAatgaaaatatagaaaatatatcaaCAGATTCAGACAAATGGGTATCCATATGTAATTACTCACTTAAGTTAAAAGATAAGGAGGTGATTTTACTAAATCAGTGGCTAGATGATAACATTATTAATGCTTTTCAAAAGTTAATTGCTATAAACTTCACATCAATCTCAGGGCTGTGTGATACTGTAATACTAGCTCATGATTCTGTTTCCAACATTAACACTAATTCTGTAATACAGATTCACCATTTAGGCGCTCATTGGGTTGTTTCCTACACAGCAGGGGAATCTGTAAAGATTTTTGACTCCATCAGAACATCCAGAATTCAAGAAACACTTAAAAAACAGCTATTAAAATTATATGAATCTCTTTGTATTGGAGAATTTAGTGTGCTTGAAGTGGATTTAATTTGTTGTCAGATTCAAGAGGGTAGCAATGACTGTGGTCCATTTTCCATTGCAAATGCTGTAGCGTTGGCTTATGGTCATGATTTAAGAAACATAAATTTCTCTCAAAATCAAATGCGAGCTCATATTGTTCACTGCCTAGAAGAACAAAAGTTATCTATGTTTCCCCATGAAAAGTTAAAagttccaaaaaaaactttttcaaagaaAATTCAGTTAACAAAACACTGTACATGTTATATCCATAAACCAAAAACTAGCATGGTTGAATGCTTCCATTGTAAAAAATGGTTTCATTTTCCTTGTGTTGGACTTAAAAAGGACGATAAGTGTGTTACATCAAGAGCGAGGTTCTATTGCCCaggttgcaaaaaaaaaattaaaaaaaattaa